DNA sequence from the Cohnella herbarum genome:
TGTCCGTATAGGTTCCCGAACTGCCGTCTCCGATCAATCCCCCGGCCGTCGCGCCGGTCGCGGTGACCGCTCCCGTCGCGAAGCTGTTCGTAATCGTTCCCCCATTATCGTAACCGATCAAGCCTCCTACCTGAGCTGCTCCTTTGACGGCACCTTCCGCGAAGCTTTCCGTTACGATTCCGAAATTCTGCCCGACGAGTCCTCCGACTTGGTTGCCGCTTCCCGTCACTTCGGCGATGGAACTGCTCGAGCTCACGGGGCCGTAGGAAAGGCCGAACGCGCCTCCGACGTAATTCCGTCCCTTAACCGTACCGGACACGTGGATGCCGGACGCCGAGAAGCTGGTCAACCACCCCGAAAGGATGCCGACCTGATCCCGACCGACGACGTTGGCTCCTACGATTCGAAGATCGTTGACTGCGCCATCGTAGATATAGTTGAACAATCCGACGTCGTCCTGGTTCGGCCGATTGATCTTCAACCCCGTAATCCGATGGCCGCCTCCGTCCAAGGTGCCTTCCAAATACATCGGATCCCAGTTCGCAAACGACGACAGATCGATGTCCGCGATCAATCGAAAATCCTTCTGATAATAATCCGTCTCCCGGATCTTGTCGAATTGCTGAGCCGTCTCGACCAAATAAGGCGAAGCGGCCGTGCCGTCTCCTCCCGCGAACGGGGATCGAACGACTGTAAGGGTATACGTAAGCACGGTGCCGTCGGACGAAGTAACCGTCACGACTACCGCGTTGTTACCAAAAGAGAGGGAGCCGCCTCCGGTTACCGTATATGTCGAATCCGGATGGCTCGTCGTCGCCGTCACGTTCACCGAGGTCGTCGTCGACGGAGCGTTAACCGTATAAGCGTGCGTGTCGCTATCGAATCCGGCAACCGCGACGCCGTCGACCTTCAAATCCGTCAACCTCGCATCCGATGACAACGCGGAGGATGAAAGTTTGCGGATCGTGATCCCGTAAGTCCGCGGAGTCCGGATACCCAACGGGTCGCTCACCGTGACCGAGGCGGCGTTATCTCCGACGAGCAGGGAAGTCCCCCCCGTCGTCTGAATCGCGGAACCGGCGTTCGCGGCCGTTGCCGCGAACGTCAGGGAAGCCACATCGGACGCAACGCTGACCGCGTATTGCAGGATCCCCGATTGAAACGCTGGCGTCAGATTGGCCGTCGTTCCGTTATCGGGAACCGCGGTTAATGCGGCAAGCCGCATCGGCGCGTTGTTCGACAGGACCGGATACCCCGTGCCGGCCGGATCGGCCCACGTTCCGCCGAAGTCCCAACCGGAGTAGCTTGCCGCGTTATAGCGGTTGACCTCCGTGAGAGCGGTCGCCGCATAGAAATCCGCGCTATAACCGAATCCGTACTGCTGTCCGGTGAGAGCCGGATCCCAATAGTTGCGTTCGTAAGTCGATTGGTAATCGTATCCTCCGAATCCCCCCGTAGTCGCGTCTCCGGTAACGGCTCCGACCGCGTAGCAGTTGACGAAGGCCACCTCGTACAAACTGCCGATCAGGCCACCTACGACGCTTGCGCCGCTAACCGAACCCGCCGCGTAGCTATCCCGCAAGATCGAGCCGTTGCCTCTTCCCAGCAGTCCGCCGATCGAGCCTACGCCCTCGACAGTTCCGGAGGCGTAGCTACGTTCGATCGTACCGCCCAGCGTCATGCCGATTAGTCCGCCGACGTAGTCGCCCGTGCCTTGGACGTTTCCTTCCGCGAAGCTGTCCGTAATCGAAGACGTGCTTACGTTGTAGGCGCCGAACTGCCCGATCAAGCCGCCGACCGTGTCGGTGCCGCTGACGACGACCGATGAACCGGAGAAACTTACCGACGTATCTTGAACATCCCCGGCTAATCCTCCGATAATTCCGCCCCCGCTCATTTGCCCGGAAGTGTAGACGTTGTCTATGTTTCCGAAATAGATCGTTCCGGCCAGAATGCCCGAATCGTTGTTCCCGGTTACCTGGGCATCCGCAACAATCAGTCGGGACACGCTTCCCCCGCCGATGTATGCGAACAATCCGGCTCGGCTCGAGTCCCCTCGGTTCACGACCAGTCCGATAATTCGATGCCCATCGCCATCCAGCGAACCCCCGAAGCTGGGGATCGGAACCCATCCTCTCCCCCCGTCCGCCGTAGCATAGACGGACAAATCAATATCCGCGACCAGCTTATAGGCGGCGGACGGATTCGATCGGATGGCGTCGAATTGCTCCGGGTCGGCGATCAAATAAGGATTGCCCGGCGTTCCGTCTCCTCCCGCGAACGAAGAAGAAGCCTTAATCTCGCTAACGGGAAACAAAGCCGCGACCATCGCTCCTATCAACAGGAGGACGGTTGCGCGAAACAACCGCCTTTTCTTGCTTATCATCTTTTCTAAACCTCCAATTCGTACAGGGATAACTCCACCGTATCAAAGCAAGGTAAAACGACGGTAAAACACAAAAAAAACTACGATAAACCGATTATCCGACACGATATTCGAAAAACTTCCGTCAAATTAAAAAAGCACCCATCCC
Encoded proteins:
- a CDS encoding beta strand repeat-containing protein, producing the protein MISKKRRLFRATVLLLIGAMVAALFPVSEIKASSSFAGGDGTPGNPYLIADPEQFDAIRSNPSAAYKLVADIDLSVYATADGGRGWVPIPSFGGSLDGDGHRIIGLVVNRGDSSRAGLFAYIGGGSVSRLIVADAQVTGNNDSGILAGTIYFGNIDNVYTSGQMSGGGIIGGLAGDVQDTSVSFSGSSVVVSGTDTVGGLIGQFGAYNVSTSSITDSFAEGNVQGTGDYVGGLIGMTLGGTIERSYASGTVEGVGSIGGLLGRGNGSILRDSYAAGSVSGASVVGGLIGSLYEVAFVNCYAVGAVTGDATTGGFGGYDYQSTYERNYWDPALTGQQYGFGYSADFYAATALTEVNRYNAASYSGWDFGGTWADPAGTGYPVLSNNAPMRLAALTAVPDNGTTANLTPAFQSGILQYAVSVASDVASLTFAATAANAGSAIQTTGGTSLLVGDNAASVTVSDPLGIRTPRTYGITIRKLSSSALSSDARLTDLKVDGVAVAGFDSDTHAYTVNAPSTTTSVNVTATTSHPDSTYTVTGGGSLSFGNNAVVVTVTSSDGTVLTYTLTVVRSPFAGGDGTAASPYLVETAQQFDKIRETDYYQKDFRLIADIDLSSFANWDPMYLEGTLDGGGHRITGLKINRPNQDDVGLFNYIYDGAVNDLRIVGANVVGRDQVGILSGWLTSFSASGIHVSGTVKGRNYVGGAFGLSYGPVSSSSSIAEVTGSGNQVGGLVGQNFGIVTESFAEGAVKGAAQVGGLIGYDNGGTITNSFATGAVTATGATAGGLIGDGSSGTYTDNYATGKVQASSAAGGFTGKRTGADLQRNYWNTTTSGKSNGAGTGSSSGMTGLTTAAMKQQSSFASWDFATVWTIAGGKTTPYLQSKKPLGLTDMTVTASTGDAVSVAPSVDNLNSSYSTTVPGSATSVTVTGTPLDSADAVTVIGGTNLISGSNAVTVRLTSANGIDKRDYALEVIRADPSDAGLSALTLSAGSLNPAFAKATITYNVSVPIGTSVLKVTPTVSGAGSTVTVNGADVSSGQASQDLALAVGNTTVTIVVNSADETASRTYTLTVNRPAGSSNANLSALTTTAGSLSPTFSGTVTSYSTPSVGNSTSSVTVRPTVADSTATIKVSVNGGTAVSVNSGSNSSNLALKVGTNNIVVTVTAQDGTTKDYEISVVRSVTLTGLTLSSGTLNPAFGANTTSYAASVGNGVSSLTVRPTTTSVGATISASVNGGTAVSVSSGQNSSPLPLNTGTNTVDVIVTSGMERFPKRIRLP